One genomic region from Candidatus Bathyarchaeia archaeon encodes:
- a CDS encoding thioredoxin family protein produces MVVKVETFTAEPPCAGCLKLLEYADLIKAKYGDRVEVIKHIGPCEEFGKYGLTVVPAIVFNEGKIKIMGVCPSMQTIEAALKEMGV; encoded by the coding sequence ATGGTTGTGAAGGTTGAAACTTTCACGGCTGAACCGCCATGTGCGGGCTGCCTAAAACTCTTGGAGTATGCGGATTTGATTAAGGCGAAGTATGGCGACAGAGTGGAAGTTATAAAGCATATTGGACCATGCGAAGAGTTCGGGAAATACGGCTTAACAGTGGTGCCAGCCATAGTCTTCAACGAAGGAAAAATTAAGATTATGGGCGTTTGTCCAAGCATGCAAACTATTGAAGCAGCGCTTAAAGAAATGGGGGTATAG
- a CDS encoding metalloregulator ArsR/SmtB family transcription factor produces the protein MSKQKINERLMRLVVSGLCPREDPSKYEKELKKLADTVASIDEAEKQCKVFKALADVHRLRILKLLEVREMCVCEIMIALGLTQPTASHHLGILENAGLVKGRKEGKWVFYKTTKPELTRILQELDKG, from the coding sequence ATGTCCAAACAAAAAATTAATGAAAGGCTCATGCGGCTAGTCGTTTCTGGACTTTGTCCCCGCGAGGACCCATCAAAATATGAGAAAGAATTAAAGAAGCTTGCCGATACTGTCGCAAGCATAGACGAAGCCGAAAAGCAATGCAAGGTTTTTAAGGCTTTGGCAGACGTGCATAGGCTAAGAATTCTAAAACTTTTAGAAGTGAGGGAAATGTGTGTCTGCGAAATTATGATTGCCCTTGGATTGACACAGCCAACGGCTTCGCATCACCTTGGAATACTGGAAAATGCCGGGCTTGTAAAGGGGAGAAAAGAGGGCAAATGGGTCTTCTACAAGACTACAAAACCAGAATTAACGCGAATTCTACAAGAATTAGATAAGGGGTAA
- a CDS encoding aspartate dehydrogenase produces MPLGVGLIGCGAIGTVLAQAIDKRQAGDTCLRIVFDRNLERAKNLAQRLKSKPGVAKSFRELLECHGVNLVVEAASQEAVRAYAVDVLKSGKDLMIMSVGALVDSELLSEISRTAKEGGRKVYIPSGAIAGLDGLKASAIGKIESVTLTTRKPVESLVDNPYFMRKTGGRVEKPTLIYEGSAAEACKLFPANVNVAATLSLAGMGAEKTIVRVVADPTVSQNIHEIEVRGEFGELRVHVENVPSAENPKTSFLAALSAIATLKKLTEPLVIGT; encoded by the coding sequence ATGCCATTAGGTGTAGGGCTTATTGGATGCGGCGCTATTGGGACTGTGCTGGCGCAAGCCATAGATAAGAGGCAAGCTGGAGACACGTGTCTACGCATCGTTTTTGACAGGAACCTTGAAAGGGCCAAAAACTTGGCGCAAAGGCTGAAAAGCAAGCCAGGAGTTGCCAAAAGTTTTAGGGAGCTTTTAGAGTGCCATGGTGTTAATCTTGTTGTTGAGGCTGCTTCCCAAGAGGCTGTTAGGGCTTATGCTGTTGACGTTTTGAAGTCTGGAAAAGACCTCATGATCATGAGCGTGGGCGCCCTAGTTGATTCTGAACTATTAAGCGAGATCAGCCGAACCGCCAAGGAAGGTGGAAGAAAAGTCTATATCCCATCTGGCGCCATAGCTGGACTGGACGGCTTAAAGGCCTCGGCAATTGGCAAAATTGAAAGTGTAACTTTAACAACGAGAAAGCCTGTTGAAAGCTTAGTAGATAACCCATATTTTATGAGGAAGACTGGCGGGAGGGTTGAAAAGCCGACGCTAATTTATGAGGGCTCGGCTGCAGAGGCATGTAAGCTTTTTCCAGCTAATGTTAATGTGGCGGCGACTCTAAGCTTGGCTGGTATGGGCGCTGAAAAGACAATTGTGCGGGTGGTGGCTGACCCAACCGTAAGCCAAAACATCCATGAAATTGAGGTTAGGGGCGAGTTTGGCGAGTTACGAGTTCATGTGGAAAATGTGCCTTCCGCCGAAAACCCGAAAACAAGTTTTTTGGCAGCCCTCTCAGCTATTGCGACGTTAAAGAAGTTAACAGAACCCCTCGTTATTGGAACATGA
- a CDS encoding tRNA (N(6)-L-threonylcarbamoyladenosine(37)-C(2))-methylthiotransferase, whose translation MEATRVFLKSFGCSTNLADGEVMAGCLAKAGFKLVDSVADADMVIYNTCAVKGPTENRMVDILKKVPKGKKLLVVGCLPLINFDRLCREVHFDGVAGPALGDKIVKIVNDVLVGEKVVALENADKAKPSLSLPRVRINPVVGITPIGYGCLGSCAYCCVIFARGHLRSYSIEEIVERVKADLADGVREFWLTSQDTACYGRDLGTNLAELIDAICAVDGEFKVRVGMMTPNMALDILENLIKAYRDEKIFKFLHLPVQSGDDHVLEKMRRFYTAADFKEVVNAFRTAFPKITLATDVICGFPGEDEKAFEKTMQLIEDVKPDIVNVSKFFARPRTQAAAMQDAVSFPEIKRRSATLSNLASKIALEKNREWVGWEGEILIDEAGKVSGSWIGRNFAYKPIVVKSEENLLGKVMHVKIYDALPTHLEGILLD comes from the coding sequence ATGGAAGCCACGCGGGTATTCCTTAAGAGCTTTGGGTGTTCAACAAATTTGGCTGACGGCGAAGTTATGGCCGGTTGCCTAGCAAAGGCTGGGTTTAAACTTGTTGACAGTGTGGCGGATGCTGACATGGTCATTTACAACACTTGTGCTGTTAAAGGTCCGACGGAAAACCGCATGGTAGATATCTTAAAAAAGGTTCCTAAAGGGAAGAAGCTTCTCGTTGTTGGGTGTCTGCCCCTAATCAACTTTGATAGGCTATGCCGCGAAGTGCATTTTGACGGTGTCGCTGGTCCAGCCTTAGGCGATAAAATAGTCAAGATAGTTAATGATGTTTTGGTGGGCGAGAAGGTTGTAGCTTTGGAGAATGCGGATAAGGCTAAACCCAGCCTAAGCCTCCCAAGAGTTCGCATAAACCCAGTTGTGGGCATAACCCCTATAGGCTATGGCTGTTTGGGTTCATGTGCCTATTGTTGCGTTATCTTTGCCAGGGGACATCTAAGAAGCTACAGCATAGAGGAAATTGTGGAGCGGGTTAAAGCCGACTTGGCTGATGGTGTGCGGGAGTTTTGGCTCACCTCGCAGGACACTGCCTGCTATGGAAGGGATTTGGGTACAAACCTGGCTGAACTTATTGATGCGATATGCGCTGTCGATGGAGAATTCAAAGTGCGGGTTGGAATGATGACCCCAAATATGGCGCTAGACATCCTGGAAAACCTAATTAAAGCTTATAGAGACGAGAAGATCTTCAAGTTTCTCCACCTGCCAGTCCAAAGCGGAGACGACCATGTCCTAGAAAAGATGCGCCGCTTCTACACAGCCGCCGACTTCAAAGAGGTCGTAAACGCTTTTAGGACAGCCTTTCCAAAAATAACGTTAGCCACAGACGTTATCTGCGGCTTCCCAGGCGAGGATGAAAAAGCCTTTGAGAAAACCATGCAATTGATAGAGGATGTCAAGCCCGACATAGTTAACGTATCAAAGTTTTTTGCTAGACCAAGAACTCAAGCTGCAGCCATGCAAGACGCTGTTTCATTCCCAGAAATCAAGCGAAGAAGCGCCACGCTTAGCAATTTAGCTTCAAAAATTGCTCTTGAAAAGAATCGCGAATGGGTTGGCTGGGAAGGCGAAATCCTCATAGATGAAGCTGGCAAGGTTTCTGGTTCATGGATAGGTAGAAACTTCGCCTACAAACCAATAGTTGTGAAAAGCGAGGAGAATTTGCTGGGCAAAGTTATGCATGTTAAAATTTATGATGCTCTTCCGACGCATCTTGAAGGTATATTATTAGATTGA
- a CDS encoding TIGR04084 family radical SAM/SPASM domain-containing protein, producing MFFHVMLTTDCDLECRYCFGEALEDFCGSFDGFDVDYSLPKRLGYDLDLLRRFCGFDSDCFLIFYGGEPLLCLEEVRRIMDFVKVRGFAVQTNGLHLDRLEPAYVNRFSVILVSVDGDESLTDYYRGGGVYRRVLENLRLVRRSGFEGEIIARMTVMEETDIYRQVLWLIENDDFAFSSVHWQLNAGFWNDFERRNFKEWVERSYNPGIRRLVKFWVDQMEKRGVVLRLYPFLGVAQSLLFGEEKSPLRCGAGWINYAIQTDGHIVPCPSMWGMRDFYVGHISTAHPLRLRKVFVGEPCTSCGIFGICGGRCLYANITRRWSPEAYRLVCKTVENMINAIMDELPRIRELIRTGRIRVEDFNFLKYVGCEIIP from the coding sequence ATGTTCTTTCATGTTATGTTGACGACTGATTGTGATTTGGAGTGTCGTTATTGTTTTGGTGAAGCTTTAGAGGATTTTTGTGGCAGTTTTGACGGTTTTGATGTTGATTATTCTTTGCCTAAGCGTTTAGGCTATGATTTGGATTTGTTAAGGCGTTTTTGTGGGTTTGATTCTGATTGTTTTTTGATTTTTTATGGTGGTGAGCCTCTTTTATGCCTTGAAGAGGTTAGGCGGATTATGGATTTTGTTAAGGTTAGGGGTTTTGCTGTTCAGACGAATGGTTTGCATTTGGACCGTTTGGAGCCAGCCTATGTTAATCGTTTTAGTGTTATTTTGGTTTCTGTTGATGGGGATGAATCCCTAACGGACTATTATCGTGGTGGGGGCGTTTACCGTAGGGTTTTGGAGAATTTGAGGCTAGTTAGGCGTAGTGGCTTTGAAGGCGAGATTATTGCTAGGATGACTGTTATGGAGGAAACTGACATTTATAGGCAGGTTTTGTGGCTTATAGAAAATGATGATTTTGCCTTTTCTTCTGTTCATTGGCAGCTTAACGCTGGTTTTTGGAACGATTTTGAGAGGCGGAATTTCAAAGAATGGGTTGAGAGAAGTTATAATCCTGGAATCCGCCGCCTCGTGAAGTTTTGGGTTGACCAAATGGAGAAGCGGGGTGTTGTTTTGAGGCTTTATCCGTTTTTGGGTGTGGCGCAATCACTTTTGTTTGGAGAGGAGAAGTCGCCTTTACGTTGTGGTGCTGGTTGGATTAATTATGCTATTCAGACGGATGGGCATATTGTGCCTTGCCCGAGCATGTGGGGTATGCGGGACTTTTATGTGGGACATATTAGCACTGCGCATCCGTTGAGGCTTAGGAAGGTTTTTGTAGGCGAACCATGCACAAGCTGTGGAATATTCGGCATCTGTGGCGGCAGATGCCTATACGCCAACATCACGAGACGCTGGAGTCCAGAAGCCTATAGGCTTGTCTGCAAGACTGTTGAGAACATGATTAATGCCATAATGGATGAGTTGCCGAGAATTAGGGAGCTTATTAGAACTGGCAGAATTAGGGTTGAGGATTTCAACTTCTTGAAGTATGTTGGATGCGAAATAATTCCATAG
- a CDS encoding metalloregulator ArsR/SmtB family transcription factor — protein MHPTMKNIDKFRAKVFNALADPVRLKILEFLRGGERCVCEIVPYVGIAQPLVSRHLAILKRCGLVKDRKEGNKRFYSVTSPAVFRVIDAVDAGFVDALVRHVVEQIV, from the coding sequence GTGCATCCAACAATGAAAAACATTGACAAGTTTAGGGCTAAGGTCTTCAACGCGCTTGCCGACCCTGTTAGGCTTAAGATTCTCGAGTTCCTGCGTGGTGGGGAGCGATGTGTCTGCGAAATCGTTCCCTATGTGGGTATAGCTCAGCCGCTGGTTTCTAGGCACTTGGCAATCTTAAAGCGGTGCGGGCTTGTGAAGGACAGAAAAGAGGGAAACAAGCGGTTCTACTCGGTGACTAGTCCGGCTGTTTTCAGAGTGATTGATGCTGTTGACGCAGGTTTTGTGGATGCACTTGTGAGGCACGTTGTTGAGCAAATAGTTTAG
- a CDS encoding (Fe-S)-binding protein: MEKNAEDLAELFFADVIVKKIEIKEISPCTADPERIKFLAQADKPLEDVLPILYLAIPNAKYSEKLGALSYMHQQHLITIFANGRIGMTYVKDRNEADQLVEEARRLINRAFIHLKTHGKPSQEMIQAKKELTTVKIYELLPKTNCKMCGEQSCFAFAAKLLNGEKTLQNCSPLNSREYSTLKFQIEKLISPIRLK; this comes from the coding sequence TTGGAGAAAAATGCTGAGGATTTAGCCGAACTCTTCTTTGCAGATGTCATTGTCAAGAAAATTGAGATTAAGGAGATTTCGCCTTGTACGGCTGACCCTGAACGAATTAAGTTTTTGGCGCAGGCTGACAAGCCATTGGAGGATGTTTTGCCAATTCTCTATTTGGCTATTCCAAACGCCAAATACTCTGAAAAGCTCGGCGCACTAAGCTACATGCACCAGCAGCATTTGATAACAATTTTTGCTAATGGTAGGATTGGAATGACGTATGTCAAAGACAGAAATGAGGCAGACCAGCTTGTCGAAGAGGCTAGACGGCTGATAAACCGCGCCTTTATACACCTAAAAACCCATGGAAAACCAAGCCAAGAAATGATTCAAGCCAAAAAAGAGTTGACAACAGTAAAGATTTATGAGTTGCTGCCGAAAACGAACTGTAAAATGTGTGGGGAGCAAAGCTGCTTCGCTTTTGCAGCCAAACTTTTAAATGGAGAAAAAACTTTGCAGAATTGCTCACCACTAAACTCTAGGGAATATAGCACCCTCAAGTTTCAGATAGAGAAGCTGATAAGCCCAATTAGGCTGAAGTAG
- the sfsA gene encoding DNA/RNA nuclease SfsA — translation MPTFLEIEGNIVEGVFRKRLTRFSAQVEVGGKIFECFLPNPGRLSELLFSGVRVVLKEAAIVGFRKTVYDLVGVYHGGRVVSVDARIPNKLVFEALKNGDLPEFLGYTVIEPEHSYGHAKFDFLIDGFGMKPCLLEVKSCTLVRDGVAMFPDAPTERGERHVLELIKALKDGYRTAVLFIIQRDDAYKFTANDETDPKFGKALREAHKRGVEVYAYSASFIKNRVWLNGKVEVVL, via the coding sequence TTGCCAACCTTCTTAGAAATTGAAGGGAACATTGTCGAGGGAGTTTTTAGGAAGCGGCTCACCCGTTTTTCGGCACAGGTGGAGGTTGGCGGGAAAATTTTTGAGTGCTTTTTGCCTAATCCTGGAAGGCTTAGCGAGCTGCTGTTTTCTGGCGTTAGGGTTGTCTTGAAAGAGGCGGCGATTGTCGGTTTCAGGAAGACTGTTTATGACCTTGTAGGCGTTTATCATGGTGGTAGAGTGGTTTCCGTTGATGCCCGCATACCCAACAAGCTTGTTTTTGAAGCTTTGAAGAACGGCGACTTGCCGGAGTTTCTTGGCTACACGGTTATCGAGCCTGAACACTCTTATGGGCATGCAAAGTTTGACTTTCTAATTGATGGTTTTGGGATGAAGCCTTGTCTTTTGGAGGTTAAGTCCTGCACCCTTGTCCGTGATGGAGTTGCAATGTTTCCAGACGCCCCAACAGAGAGGGGTGAGCGTCACGTTTTAGAGCTTATTAAAGCCTTAAAGGATGGTTATAGAACTGCTGTTCTTTTCATTATTCAAAGAGACGACGCCTACAAGTTTACGGCAAATGATGAAACAGACCCAAAATTTGGGAAGGCTCTCCGAGAAGCCCATAAGCGTGGAGTGGAGGTTTACGCCTACTCAGCGAGTTTTATTAAAAATAGGGTGTGGCTGAACGGGAAAGTTGAGGTCGTGCTTTAG
- a CDS encoding permease, translated as MEEKTKRAIRTSILLAFFIIVIGLLIYSRVTARPTKETFKDKLDALGLWETPLVYLAIPALYIADYFSHAWICLLFAFSVAGLIYEFVPKETITKYMGRGKAVGYGLALGMAPFLTVCSCTMVPLFGGVLYAGAGIGPAITFLLMAPAANILTILMTGEMISWEIAGVRIIVSAAVALIAGLIVSKTPWGKAIEKEFQVANSAVASAKVEIVKPPLDERLWAALKFAGYLAKQILPFFIIGLIVVGYLSAFIPEEIVEAYLTGVTGVLIASVLGGPLYTPTLVEIALGQELWSKGMSKGALLSWLMGQPYDFANAMAVSRIAKWKVVATYVVIAWAGSVAFGLLYGFLSGSL; from the coding sequence ATGGAAGAAAAAACTAAGAGGGCTATTAGAACCAGCATTCTGCTAGCCTTCTTTATCATAGTTATAGGCTTACTAATCTATAGTCGAGTCACAGCTAGGCCTACAAAGGAAACGTTCAAGGACAAACTGGACGCGTTGGGCTTATGGGAAACACCGCTCGTATACTTAGCCATTCCAGCGCTATATATCGCCGACTATTTCAGCCATGCCTGGATATGCCTCCTCTTCGCGTTCAGCGTCGCCGGACTAATCTACGAGTTTGTACCAAAGGAAACGATAACAAAATATATGGGAAGGGGAAAAGCTGTCGGATACGGATTGGCTCTTGGAATGGCGCCTTTCCTAACCGTTTGTTCATGCACAATGGTTCCACTTTTCGGCGGAGTGTTATACGCTGGGGCCGGAATAGGGCCCGCAATTACATTCCTTCTGATGGCGCCAGCGGCAAACATCTTAACAATTCTAATGACTGGCGAAATGATTTCATGGGAAATAGCCGGAGTGCGCATAATAGTATCCGCAGCTGTAGCCTTAATTGCAGGTTTAATCGTTTCCAAAACACCGTGGGGCAAAGCCATCGAAAAAGAGTTTCAAGTAGCCAATTCCGCTGTAGCTTCGGCGAAGGTGGAAATTGTTAAGCCTCCTTTAGACGAGAGGCTTTGGGCAGCGCTTAAATTTGCGGGGTACTTGGCAAAACAGATTCTCCCCTTCTTCATCATAGGGCTTATAGTGGTGGGTTATCTTTCAGCGTTCATCCCTGAGGAGATTGTTGAAGCATACTTAACGGGTGTTACTGGCGTTTTGATAGCGTCGGTTCTCGGCGGTCCATTGTATACGCCGACCCTTGTTGAAATTGCATTGGGGCAAGAGTTATGGAGTAAGGGCATGTCAAAAGGCGCTTTGCTAAGTTGGCTTATGGGGCAGCCCTATGACTTCGCCAACGCCATGGCTGTTTCAAGAATAGCCAAATGGAAGGTTGTAGCCACATATGTGGTAATCGCTTGGGCTGGAAGCGTAGCCTTCGGACTGTTATATGGCTTTTTAAGCGGGTCGCTGTAG
- a CDS encoding CPBP family glutamic-type intramembrane protease, producing MFFSSMLFGLYHINYISLVLNFSPLETLFQTAYVFQSFTAGLFLAYLYYQAKGNIISPLSCHFSQMFFNIPFLWIETPPATQIILLGISSTLNAAQIIALFLIRKLKKTNMKNK from the coding sequence ATATTTTTCTCATCTATGTTGTTTGGGCTATACCATATCAACTACATTAGTTTAGTTCTAAACTTTAGTCCTCTGGAAACGCTGTTTCAAACAGCCTATGTTTTTCAATCCTTTACAGCAGGGCTTTTTCTAGCCTACCTTTACTATCAAGCTAAAGGCAACATAATAAGCCCGTTAAGCTGCCACTTCAGCCAAATGTTCTTCAACATACCCTTCCTATGGATTGAAACACCGCCTGCAACTCAGATAATTCTTTTAGGAATATCCTCGACGTTAAACGCCGCACAAATAATTGCATTATTTCTCATTAGAAAACTCAAAAAGACAAACATGAAAAACAAATAA
- a CDS encoding ferredoxin family protein, whose product MSEGAVKQTWRGIPREEINWHPTVDPELCIGCGICVLNCGKNVYQFDYKKNVAVVANPINCMVGCITCQNTCPQHAISFPSLSYLHKLIKKNKVVQRSREELMANRAKYEAKK is encoded by the coding sequence GTGTCCGAGGGCGCTGTCAAACAGACTTGGCGTGGCATACCACGCGAGGAGATAAACTGGCATCCCACCGTGGATCCTGAACTTTGCATAGGATGCGGTATATGCGTCTTAAACTGCGGGAAAAACGTTTACCAGTTCGACTACAAGAAAAATGTGGCTGTTGTTGCAAATCCAATAAACTGCATGGTGGGCTGCATCACATGCCAAAACACTTGCCCACAACATGCGATAAGTTTTCCATCATTGTCCTACCTGCACAAATTGATAAAGAAGAACAAGGTGGTGCAACGTAGCAGAGAAGAGCTGATGGCAAACAGGGCAAAGTACGAAGCCAAAAAATAG
- a CDS encoding 4Fe-4S dicluster domain-containing protein codes for MEMAWMAGAVQRKFVAVDPAKCTGCSLCEYVCVLEKNEPLWNPLRSRIRVIRLTPAFNLALTCRFCENAPCVRACPRKALTQSEEGFILVDEAKCDRCGWCIQACPYGGISLHPDKTSVLVCDLCKDKPEGPQCVEFCPEEALELVSGDDVVTKKWLTAMEKIPANIEKLTNLVKRREWAVLFEEAENRAKRLSEKLEAINKKWGYKLK; via the coding sequence ATGGAGATGGCGTGGATGGCTGGGGCTGTGCAGAGAAAGTTTGTGGCTGTTGACCCAGCAAAGTGCACGGGCTGCAGCCTATGTGAGTATGTATGTGTTTTAGAAAAGAATGAGCCTTTATGGAATCCTTTAAGGTCTAGGATTAGGGTTATACGCCTAACACCAGCCTTTAACCTGGCTTTGACATGCCGTTTCTGCGAGAATGCTCCCTGCGTTAGGGCTTGTCCAAGAAAAGCCTTAACCCAGTCTGAGGAGGGCTTCATCCTTGTTGATGAGGCTAAATGCGACCGCTGCGGCTGGTGTATTCAGGCTTGCCCGTACGGTGGGATTTCGCTTCACCCGGACAAGACTTCTGTTTTGGTCTGCGACTTATGCAAAGACAAGCCAGAAGGACCCCAATGCGTGGAGTTCTGTCCAGAAGAAGCCCTAGAACTTGTGAGTGGAGATGATGTTGTGACTAAGAAGTGGTTGACTGCCATGGAGAAGATACCGGCAAACATTGAGAAGTTGACAAATCTTGTTAAGAGGCGGGAGTGGGCTGTCCTATTTGAGGAAGCCGAAAATAGGGCTAAGAGGCTTTCAGAAAAGCTTGAGGCAATAAACAAAAAGTGGGGCTACAAGCTAAAATAG
- the ftsZ gene encoding cell division protein FtsZ — MQSTSQQQTFKYSWQNAFPEEIRPPSFCRMLVLGVGGAGNNTVTRLMEMGVVGAECIAINTDALHLNISKAHRKILIGERLTKGLGVGGDPQLGRAAIEESRKRIEELLNGADIVFITAGLGGGTGTGAAPVIAEIAKNKGALTVGVVTTPFRIEKGRIEYAAQALTEMRKHCDTVVVIDNNKLIHLAPNLPINEAFKVADQVLANMIKGIVETISAPSLINLDFADFKTIVKRGGLAVIGVGESDAPNRAEEAVRNALRNPLLDVDYAGAKGALIHVSGDAQMTIEEANRVGEIVTEMMDDDALVIWGARVNPEMEGKLKVTLVLTGVNSPYVPSGLGAIAPQIFNLEPYAEPEKPLGIKLDLYQMEQDYS, encoded by the coding sequence ATGCAGTCAACCAGCCAGCAGCAGACCTTCAAATATTCGTGGCAGAATGCCTTTCCAGAGGAGATTCGCCCGCCAAGCTTCTGTAGAATGCTGGTTCTCGGCGTGGGCGGAGCTGGAAACAACACTGTCACGAGGCTCATGGAGATGGGCGTTGTTGGAGCAGAATGCATAGCCATAAACACAGATGCCCTCCACCTGAACATTTCAAAGGCTCATAGGAAAATCCTGATAGGCGAAAGGCTCACGAAGGGCTTGGGGGTTGGCGGAGACCCGCAGCTTGGGAGAGCCGCCATCGAAGAGTCGAGGAAACGAATTGAAGAGTTGTTGAATGGAGCGGACATAGTCTTTATAACGGCTGGCTTAGGCGGCGGAACAGGAACAGGTGCAGCGCCAGTTATAGCCGAAATAGCCAAGAATAAGGGCGCCCTAACCGTTGGAGTTGTAACGACGCCTTTCCGAATCGAGAAGGGACGCATAGAATATGCAGCCCAAGCCCTAACAGAGATGCGAAAACACTGCGACACAGTAGTTGTAATTGACAACAACAAGCTAATTCACTTGGCACCCAACCTTCCAATAAATGAGGCTTTTAAAGTTGCAGACCAAGTTTTGGCAAACATGATTAAGGGCATAGTGGAAACCATTTCGGCTCCAAGCCTAATCAACCTAGACTTTGCAGACTTCAAAACCATTGTTAAGAGGGGCGGACTAGCCGTCATAGGCGTTGGCGAATCAGACGCGCCCAACCGCGCCGAGGAAGCCGTGCGAAACGCCTTGAGAAACCCACTTTTGGATGTGGACTATGCTGGCGCAAAAGGCGCCCTAATCCATGTTTCAGGAGACGCCCAAATGACAATTGAGGAGGCAAACCGCGTTGGAGAAATAGTAACAGAAATGATGGACGACGACGCACTAGTCATTTGGGGAGCAAGAGTCAACCCAGAAATGGAAGGAAAACTAAAGGTAACCCTCGTGTTGACAGGAGTGAATTCGCCATACGTTCCAAGCGGACTTGGAGCAATAGCGCCACAAATCTTCAACTTGGAGCCATACGCTGAACCCGAAAAACCACTAGGCATAAAACTGGATTTATACCAAATGGAACAAGACTACTCATAA
- a CDS encoding thioredoxin family protein — translation MPVKVEVFTSEPPCSGGRLLLKLVEKIKEEYKNKIEIEIYRGMNPKLGEYGINASPAVVIDREIRIIGLCPSEETFKEALREAGVQ, via the coding sequence ATGCCGGTAAAAGTTGAAGTTTTCACTTCTGAACCGCCATGCTCCGGCGGAAGACTGCTCCTCAAACTCGTAGAGAAAATCAAAGAGGAGTACAAGAACAAAATTGAAATTGAAATCTACCGCGGAATGAATCCAAAACTGGGCGAGTATGGCATAAACGCGAGTCCGGCCGTAGTCATCGACAGGGAAATACGCATAATAGGATTATGCCCAAGCGAGGAAACCTTCAAAGAAGCATTAAGAGAGGCGGGCGTTCAATAG
- a CDS encoding thioredoxin family protein, with protein sequence MKEVKVEVIGPEPPCMRCQAAKKAVEKAAEKLRQVGVMVNIEKANIMSKETVQKYGVLVSPAIAINNTVKIMGRVPSSEEVEKLIMEAAK encoded by the coding sequence ATGAAAGAAGTCAAAGTAGAAGTCATCGGACCGGAACCGCCATGCATGCGGTGCCAAGCAGCAAAAAAGGCCGTGGAAAAGGCAGCTGAAAAGCTTAGGCAGGTTGGCGTTATGGTGAACATTGAAAAAGCCAACATAATGTCAAAGGAAACTGTTCAGAAATACGGCGTATTGGTTTCGCCAGCCATAGCCATAAACAACACAGTAAAAATCATGGGGCGGGTTCCAAGCTCGGAAGAAGTTGAAAAGCTGATAATGGAAGCAGCCAAGTAA
- a CDS encoding translation elongation factor-like protein has translation MVEENLVEVGRVTHYFTKISVAVIELKAPLAVGDRIAIKGPTTDFEQVVESMQIEHKNVQRAEAGQSIGLKVVQRVREKDIVYKKL, from the coding sequence TTGGTTGAGGAAAACCTCGTTGAAGTTGGACGAGTAACCCACTACTTCACCAAGATTAGTGTAGCCGTAATTGAGCTTAAGGCGCCGTTAGCTGTAGGCGACCGCATAGCCATCAAGGGACCGACAACAGACTTTGAACAGGTTGTGGAGTCCATGCAAATCGAGCATAAAAACGTGCAGAGGGCTGAAGCTGGACAAAGCATAGGGCTAAAAGTTGTGCAACGTGTGAGGGAAAAAGACATAGTCTACAAGAAGCTTTAG
- a CDS encoding ribbon-helix-helix domain-containing protein, translating to MKLITLYLPEPYIEALDQLVNERFYPNRAEAIRVAIRDLINNEVWRRKRVG from the coding sequence ATGAAGTTAATCACACTCTATCTTCCCGAACCGTATATTGAGGCGCTAGACCAACTCGTGAATGAGAGGTTTTATCCAAACAGGGCTGAGGCAATCCGTGTAGCTATCCGTGACTTGATTAACAATGAGGTTTGGCGTAGGAAGAGGGTTGGTTAG